AGGCCGGAGTGAACGCGTCCGGCAGTACGGTCGGAATCTCGGTCTTGCGGCGGGCGAACGTCGCCTTGATGGCGCGGGCCAGCGTGTCGCCCTCGAACTTGTAGGAGCGGATCAACACCCAGACGTCGTAGAAATCCTTCATACGGCTGTTGGCGAGGCCGAGCGCGACCATCGCCTGGAATTTCTCGGCAATGACGGTCTCGCGCGGATAGGAGCGCAGTTTCGGCGCCGGAAAATCCAGCAATACCGGTAGGTCGGTTTCCTGCACTCCTGGCTCAATGGCATCGCCAAAGGCGATGTCGATCACGACGCGAACGCGGGCGTTGTCGACTGTGGCATTGCCCTTGATCCGGACGCCGCCATATTCGTTTTCGTCGCGGATGCGGTCGACGGTGAAGCTCGCCGGGTCGAAGATGACGCCGTCGGCGGCGTCGACGGCAGCGATCTCCTTGAAGATCGCCAACAGTGCTTCGGGATCGGGATCGCCCGAGCCGAGAAGGTCGAGGTCGCGCGTCGGCCGGAACTGGTTGTCGACCCAGGTCGCGAGCAGCATCGCGCCCTTGAGAACGAAGCGGTTGCGATAATCCGTCGAGCCAAGGCGGTAAAGCAGCCGTTCCAGCACATAGCGGGTGAGGAGAAGGTCGAAGGGCTGATTGCGCTCCTTAGAGAGCGTGAGCAACCGAGCGCGAACCGAGGCCGCGACATTCTTGGTTGGGTTAGCCATTGGCGGTCATCGCGTCCATATAAGGTTGCATGGCCTTCCAAACCCCGGCCTTGCGCGCGAAGTCCGCGATCTCCGATGGCTTGGCCTTGCGGGTGCGCAGGGCTTCGCGCAGACCTTCGAGCGCGAGATTGAGGCCGGTGCTGTGACGATAGCGCGTCCCGGCGCTCCGCCGGTAGCGAAAAAGATCGACGACAGTCTTGGCAGGGCTGAAGATCTTCACTGGGCAGCCTTCGATCGTATGAATCTCCACGCCCTCCTGAAGCCGCGCCGGGCTGAAGCGAACGAACTGCATGGGTGGGTTTGTCGAAAGCGGTTGCCGGTCTTTGGGACCGATGGCGAGCCAGACCATCGAGGGGATGGTATCGGTCAGGTCATGGAAGGCGAGTGCCGAGGTCAGCGCGACGACCCCTTTAGGCACACGCTTGGCGGCTTCGGCGAGGGAATGATGCGTGTCGATGGGCGCGTCGGACAGTTGGTAGAGCCCGCGCCCGAGCTGGACAATCAGGCCCTTTTGTTTCATCCGGGCGATGGTCGCCGCCGTGACGCCCGCCGTGGCAAGCTCAGAAAGGCGCGCGATGCCGCGCTCCTTAAGAAACTCAGTGGCGCGGTCCTGTTGTGTCGAAGATGGCTTGGCCATGGCTTATGATCCGAACTGTCGGATATGATCTATCTATATCCGACATTTCATATCATATGGAACCACCCCTAAACAAGACGTAAATTACGAATAACCCATTGATGGGAATATCGCATTCCAAGGGCTCGCAAACGCTGCATAATCGGGGCTATCGTTGGCCGGGACCTCGATCAGCCGCTGATCAATAACGGCGAAGACTCTCTTCCTGGCGCTTCCATGCCGCTAGGAATTCGCGAACTCTCGCACTCTTGTCATCCTGCAAAGTCGCTGCCGCAATCTCTTCAGCCCTAACGCGAAGAACACTCTTATCAAGAATCTTGTCCAAGGATTCTACATTGACGCGGGTATTGCGCTTAGCAACAGTATCGCCAAGCCCCGCCATTCCGAGCCCTGGCTCCACGAGTACGAAGTAAACGCCCCATGAAGGCGCCCGACGAGGTACAGCAGTTTTGAAACGAGGTGATTGAGCGCCACCGTGTGGATTTGAAGCCGCCTCCCCGTTTGAAACAGACTCGGGCCAGCGTAGCTGGCGGATCTTTGATGGATTGGAGCTCCCTCAAGGTCGCAGCCGTCCAATTCCGCAACACCAATTCACGACCGCGCGGCGAAGCCCGCTCCGCTTCGAAAAAATGCCGCTGCCGGAGTTTTCCAGCAGCGGCGCCAGTCAGGGAGGAAGCAGACGACCGGTCTGCTAGCGGGTCCGTAGGGCGCAGATAGCTCACCCGAAATTTTCATACCCGAGACGCTCACGGGCCCTCTTTCACCGCGAGCGGAGCTCGCTCAGTACCCTGCAGCAAATCGCATCCGGCACTCAGGACGGGCGCGGAGAGCCCAGTTAAGCAGCCAGGAGGAAACGGCGCCGACGGATCCCCTCCCAGCCGAACCTGGCTCCTGCGCCAAAGAAATCAGGACGGTGCTCCGATAACGATCGACGTCGTAATCTGGACGTGGATGAAGTGGCGTGTAAGATCGGCTGAAGTATCAATTGGGTAGGGTTGGGTAGAAACCGTGAGAGCCAATGTCTTAGGTCGCCTTGCCGCAAGTCTCTCCGCGTCTCGCGGTGATCAGATGACGATCTATGCGCCGTCACTGCGGACCCTTCCACCGAACGCCATGCTGGTCATGGCCACGCTTCCCGTCATCGACTGGAACGACTGTCTCCTGCGGGACTTGCAAGCGGGGCCCAAAGTGCCCCCTTCCTGCTATGCGGCGATCGTCATGATCGACCCGTTTGCATGCTGGGAAGATCTTGGTGATTTGTTGGAAGCTGCAAGGATGACCGGAGTGACGAACTTTCCGCCTGCCTCCATGATCGAACGGACACCGGCAGGAGTGCCGCTCGATCGCGGTCAGGAGCTCGAGCTTCGCCGTATGGAGTGGTTTGCAAGGCGAGGGTTCAAAGTCCTGTTTGTCGCGGCAGACGAGGCAAGGATGACCGCAGCCGAGCAACGGCTAGGTTCACAGCTGGATGGGTCCGTCTATCTGCGACCCGAGGCGCTTGCGCTGCCGATTGGATCGGACATCGGGCTCGTAAGCCTTGGCTCTCATGGATCGTCGTCGGTACCGAAGTTCTCCCTGGAGCATGCCGCCACGGCCAAGCAGCCGCTCCGACGGGCATGAGGCCTTATTCGAGGATCCGCAGTTTCTTGATTTTGTTGTAGAGGGTTTTGCGCGAAAGCCCGAGAGAGCGAGCAGTCTTGCCGCGGTGAAGCCGGTTTCTCTTCAGGCCCTCGATAATCCAATCTCGCTCGGACAGCGAGGCCGCGGGCCGTGCGCCTGAAGGTGGCTCCAACAACGGCTTTAGCACCTCACCGGTGATGTGACTTGATGGCAGGGTCACGAGCTGGTTCACGACCTGCCGCAACTCGCGCAAATTGCCTGGCCAATCGTGGCCGGCGAGCGCAAGGAATGCAGAGTTTTCTATCGTGAGCGTCTGGGCGCTAGAATCTCCTTTGGCTTCGACGGTGAAGTGTTGAACGAGTTGCGGCAGATCTTCAAGCCTGTCGGGTAGCGAAGGTAATTGGACATCCAGCCCGGTAAAAAGGTCGAGAAGCCGCGCGCACAGAACCGTTTCAAGGCCAGCGCCTCGGGCCACGGTCGCGGTCGCAATGATCCGGGCATTGGAACGCATGACAGTTACCCCGTACAGAGGGGTAAATCCGCCTGTCTCGAGGTAATCGGCAAGGCGCTCCTGTCCATCGCGCGAAAGTTGGTCGACATGCAATAGCACGACGGCACCGTCACTCGACGCCTCCAGGAGTGACAATTGACGTTTGCCGCTCTCAAGACGCTCGGCGCCGAACAACGGGCCAAGTATATCCATCGCCGGACCGGGGCGGCAATGAAACAGCGTCGCCTTGGCGTGCCTGCGGTCGCTAAACGCGTGAACCAGGGTTGCTATTCTACGCTTGCCGGAGCCAGCCTCCCCCCAGATGAGGACCGGGCGGGGGGTGGCCGCAACGCGTTTGGTGATCTCGAGGATGCGCTTCATTGCCGAGGACTGCGCGATCACGCCGTGCCTGAAACCACTCAACTGCAGCTGCCGTTCGAGTAGATCCACCTTCTCGCGCAACAGGTGGATGGTCTTGAAGCCCGACGTCACCTCGAGGACCGACATCTCCAGAGGCACGCGGTCCAGCGAAGACCCTCCGATGAACCCCTGGATTCCGGTCTCGCGACAGATGTCCAGGAGCTCGTCCGGCTTTGTGATCGGGCCCCCACCAAGCAGGCAGATGGTGCTCTTGTTGACGGATTGAGCAACGCGCGCAACGGCATTCGTACGGGCTGCAAGTTCAGACAGGCTGATCGATGGATCGGACTCGCTTTCAACCCCGCGGTTTAGATTGAAGTTGATGCAAATGGCCTCGGCGCCCGCTTCGACCATTCGACGCGCCTCGGATTGACTGCGCGTATAGGCAATCGTCATCAGGCCGCGTTTTGCAGCTTTCACGAGGAGCTCGATTTCCCGGGAGTAACCAAGACCACACTTCTCGAGCAATGACCTGCGCTCATCGTCGATGTGTATGACCGATGGGAAGTTGGTCACACCGGCAAATCCCCATTTGATGATCCGATCGAGCCAACGATCAAGATCGAGCTCGGGGTCGAAGGTACAGGCGCCGAAGAAGACCGGCAATTTCGTGCTGGGCAGGATTTCGGTCCGTCCGAAGCTTGCCACGAATTCGTTACTGTTGCGGATTGGGAGGATCGAGGCAGGTGAGGCCCCACCCATGGCTCGAAAACGGCCCGCATTGAGCGCGAGCACAAAATCGGCCCCCGCCCGCTCGGCGGCCCTGGCGGTCATGCCCGACCCGATCCCCGCACCAAGGACAAACGAACGGGAATTGCGGAAGAACTGCCTGATACCGGCTCCCTTCACCTCAGCCGTCCGCCTGTCGATCCTGAGCCGCGCATCATCGCACGACTTTACGTGAAGACTAGCTCCAACTCGCCGGCGCGTGCAACCGCCGTACCGCCTTTCCATTGCTCATGAACAAGTGGCAATCGGCTGGAGCGACGGTGAGGGTGAGCTTGGAGGCGCCTTTGGGCCAACCGGATTGTGGCGCCCTGGCGACGAGAGCTTCGTTTCCGGCATTACCGTAGATGTACGTGACGCTGCCGAGATGCTCGATGAAATCGACTCCAAGTTCAATCGAGATCTCCTGCTGGCCGGGCATTGACGAGGAGAAGTCGTCCGGGCGAATTCCAACAGTAACCGGCTTGCCAACCAGCATCTGGTCCGGCTGAACCGGAACGGAGATCGTGGGCCCGGCGTCCAACCGGACGTCCATGCCACGTTCATGAGCTGCCTCGACCTTGCCGCCCAGGAAGTTCATCTTGGGCGAGCCGATGAATCCTGCCACAAAGCGCGAAGCGGGATTGTGATACAGATCGTGCGGGCTGCCAACCTGTTCGATGTTGCCGTCCTTGAGCACGACGATCTTGTCGGCCATGGTCATCGCCTCGACCTGGTCATGCGTCACGTAGATCATGGTATTTCCGAGCTGCTTGTGGAGCTTGGCGATCTGAACCCGCATTTGCACGCGCAAGTCGGTGTCCAGGTTGGAGAGCGGTTCATCGAACAGGAAAACTTTTGGTTCGCGCATGATGGCGCGCCCGATTGCGACGCGCTGGCGTTGCCCGCCTGAAAGTTGTCGAGGCTTGCGATCCAATAAATGGTCGATCTGCAAGAGCGACGCTGTTTTGGCTATCTTGGCGGCGATCTCGGCTTTCGAGGCTTTGGCCATGCGCAGGGGAAAGGCCAGGTTCTTCCTCACCGTCATATGCGGATAGAGTGCGTAGCTTTGAAAGACCATGCCCAAGTTGCGATCGGCCGCGTCGATGTTGTTGACGAGCTCATTGTCAATGAGGAGTCGCCCGCCGCTGATGGGCTCGAGCCCGCCAATCATGCGCAAAAGCGTGGATTTGCCCGACCCGGATGGACCGACGAAGACGACAAATTCGCCGTGATCAATCGCAAGGTCGATATTGCGCAGGATCTCGATCGTCCCATAGGTCTTCTTCAGACCTTCCAGGCGAACATCGGCCATTATGCCCTCCTCTGTTGCGGGCGAGCCGCGCGAGCGGCACTTACCTCAACGTCGCGCAAGCTCGATACGATGAAGTCGGGGGCCATTAGGGACGAATCCTGACGCATCGGCACGCCGGTTGTAACAAGCACCGTGGCAAGCCCCGCCCTCTTTCCGGCCTGAATATCCGTAGGAACTTGGTCCCCGATCATGATCGTCGAAGCCCGGTTGGTACCGAGGCGTGAAAGCGCTGTCTCGATCATCGGCACGTCCGGCTTTCCGACGATCGAAGGCTGCACTTGCGTCGCGGCAGCTACAGCCGCAATCGTCGCACCAGCCCCAGGTTCGAACCCGCTGGCCGTCGGCAACAGAAGATCGGGATTGGTTCCGATGAAGACAGCGCCATTGAGGATCGCCTCAACGGCAATTCGCATCTTCTCGTACGTGATATCCCGGTCAAGCCCCATCACAACAACTTCGGGGGTTCGGTCAGTGATCTCCAGCCCGACTTCGCGCATGGCCGTGACAAGCGACGGAGCGCCGATGACATAGACTCGCGTCAATTGCGGATAATTCGTTCGAATAAGTTCTGCAGCCGTGATGGCGCTTGTCACGACCTGTGAGGGCGCGATCGAAAGCCCAAATCCTGTCAGCTTTTGGACGACGTCCTCAGGGGTATGCGTCGAATTGTTCGTCACAAAACAGAACGGCACGCCGGCTTTTTGCCATCGCGTAAATGCTTCTATGGCATCCGCGATTGCGGTGCTGCCACGATAGACGACACCATCCAGATCGGAGATGATCCCTTCTATTGGCGGCCAGTTGACGGTGGAGCTTGTGCTAACCATTCATCAGCATCCCGCCATTCACATGGACAATCTGCCCGGTCATGTAGGAGGCTGCGGGGCTAGCCAAGAACACAGCGAGGCCTGCGATATCTTCCGGCAATCCGACCCGG
The DNA window shown above is from Bradyrhizobium sp. CB1650 and carries:
- a CDS encoding nucleotidyl transferase AbiEii/AbiGii toxin family protein — encoded protein: MANPTKNVAASVRARLLTLSKERNQPFDLLLTRYVLERLLYRLGSTDYRNRFVLKGAMLLATWVDNQFRPTRDLDLLGSGDPDPEALLAIFKEIAAVDAADGVIFDPASFTVDRIRDENEYGGVRIKGNATVDNARVRVVIDIAFGDAIEPGVQETDLPVLLDFPAPKLRSYPRETVIAEKFQAMVALGLANSRMKDFYDVWVLIRSYKFEGDTLARAIKATFARRKTEIPTVLPDAFTPAFTEDNGKTDQWTAFTKQVAIDPGSLTDVANTLAEFLMPQAAKSRAMKGGATA
- a CDS encoding type IV toxin-antitoxin system AbiEi family antitoxin domain-containing protein; the protein is MAKPSSTQQDRATEFLKERGIARLSELATAGVTAATIARMKQKGLIVQLGRGLYQLSDAPIDTHHSLAEAAKRVPKGVVALTSALAFHDLTDTIPSMVWLAIGPKDRQPLSTNPPMQFVRFSPARLQEGVEIHTIEGCPVKIFSPAKTVVDLFRYRRSAGTRYRHSTGLNLALEGLREALRTRKAKPSEIADFARKAGVWKAMQPYMDAMTANG
- a CDS encoding phosphoenolpyruvate hydrolase family protein encodes the protein MKGAGIRQFFRNSRSFVLGAGIGSGMTARAAERAGADFVLALNAGRFRAMGGASPASILPIRNSNEFVASFGRTEILPSTKLPVFFGACTFDPELDLDRWLDRIIKWGFAGVTNFPSVIHIDDERRSLLEKCGLGYSREIELLVKAAKRGLMTIAYTRSQSEARRMVEAGAEAICINFNLNRGVESESDPSISLSELAARTNAVARVAQSVNKSTICLLGGGPITKPDELLDICRETGIQGFIGGSSLDRVPLEMSVLEVTSGFKTIHLLREKVDLLERQLQLSGFRHGVIAQSSAMKRILEITKRVAATPRPVLIWGEAGSGKRRIATLVHAFSDRRHAKATLFHCRPGPAMDILGPLFGAERLESGKRQLSLLEASSDGAVVLLHVDQLSRDGQERLADYLETGGFTPLYGVTVMRSNARIIATATVARGAGLETVLCARLLDLFTGLDVQLPSLPDRLEDLPQLVQHFTVEAKGDSSAQTLTIENSAFLALAGHDWPGNLRELRQVVNQLVTLPSSHITGEVLKPLLEPPSGARPAASLSERDWIIEGLKRNRLHRGKTARSLGLSRKTLYNKIKKLRILE
- the ugpC gene encoding sn-glycerol-3-phosphate ABC transporter ATP-binding protein UgpC, with amino-acid sequence MADVRLEGLKKTYGTIEILRNIDLAIDHGEFVVFVGPSGSGKSTLLRMIGGLEPISGGRLLIDNELVNNIDAADRNLGMVFQSYALYPHMTVRKNLAFPLRMAKASKAEIAAKIAKTASLLQIDHLLDRKPRQLSGGQRQRVAIGRAIMREPKVFLFDEPLSNLDTDLRVQMRVQIAKLHKQLGNTMIYVTHDQVEAMTMADKIVVLKDGNIEQVGSPHDLYHNPASRFVAGFIGSPKMNFLGGKVEAAHERGMDVRLDAGPTISVPVQPDQMLVGKPVTVGIRPDDFSSSMPGQQEISIELGVDFIEHLGSVTYIYGNAGNEALVARAPQSGWPKGASKLTLTVAPADCHLFMSNGKAVRRLHAPASWS
- a CDS encoding HAD-IIA family hydrolase: MVSTSSTVNWPPIEGIISDLDGVVYRGSTAIADAIEAFTRWQKAGVPFCFVTNNSTHTPEDVVQKLTGFGLSIAPSQVVTSAITAAELIRTNYPQLTRVYVIGAPSLVTAMREVGLEITDRTPEVVVMGLDRDITYEKMRIAVEAILNGAVFIGTNPDLLLPTASGFEPGAGATIAAVAAATQVQPSIVGKPDVPMIETALSRLGTNRASTIMIGDQVPTDIQAGKRAGLATVLVTTGVPMRQDSSLMAPDFIVSSLRDVEVSAARAARPQQRRA